The stretch of DNA GTGAAGTTTACCTAAGAAGTGTTGCTAATAATTTTCCACAAGCTATTAATAGGCTTATAGAATTGGGAGTTGATCTAAATTACATGTCATATGGAGATAATGCTATTTCTATTGCTAAAAATAATAATAACGCTGAAATGCTCGAATTTTTATACGAAAAAGGAATTAAATAGGTCTATTATAAAGGTTAAGGAGGTGGGTGGATGAAAATAAAAAGATTATATCTGTTATTTATTTTTGTATTTTCATTACTGATTACCAACCTTTATTATTCAAATATACGACCATCATTAATCGAATATAAAACAAATAATAACATAGTATTAGTTGCAAATAATGACTTCCATAACAGTGAGATTATCTCTACAAATCTTACACATCAAAATGATTTTATTGTAGAACATCATTTAAGTTATGAGCCAATATTTATTGCAGCACCTGTAATACTTGTTTTAATTTATACCTATCGGATGAAAAGTAAACCACAATATTTTAAAGATATTTTTGAGTATTATGGAATAATCTTCAGGTATAGAAAAAGGATACTGATTATTTGATATTTCTCTTTTTTTTTAGAATAAAAAAAGGGAGGAATTCAAATGTCAAATAAACAGTTAAGAAGAAATAATAACCAAGTTGAAGAAAAAGCTATTGAAGAAGTTTACGAAAATGATAATAGATTAGGAGCATTTATTCTTCTTGTCTCTTATTGCGGACTTGGATTATTCATGTTTTATAAAACAGCTGAATTAATAATTTCTAAATTATAATAGTAAAGCACGATATCTTCTGATATCGTGCTTTTTTATTCTTATGATTTTTTTACTCTATCCAAACGAGGTTTATTATCAGCATTTAAATTAAAATTCTCTATATTCTTTTGCATTCCAGCATTTTTAAATGGATATATCATAACAAACATAGGAATATCATCTTGTACTAATCTTTGTGCCTCATAATAATATTTATTTCTTTCTGCTTGTTCTGTTGTACTTCTTCCTTTTTCAAGTAATTCATTCATTCTTTTATTATCGTAATATGTTCTATTTCCTCCAGCTCCTTTGTTATCTGAATGGAAAAGAGCATACATACAAACATCTGGTTCAGGAGGTGATACCCATCCTAAAATGAACATATCCTGTTCTCCTCTACCCAATTTATCTAGATAAGCTCCCCACTCCATTACTTCAATTTCAAGATCTATACCAATCTGTTTTAATTGATCCTGAAGAATTATTGCTATATCTTTAGTCATATTTTTATCACTAATTGAAAGTTTAGCTTTAAATCCGTCAGCTAATCCTGCTTTAGCTAATAACTCTTTAGCTTTTTCTGGATTATGACTATAAGTAGTTACATCATCTGTATATCCAGGTACACCAGGTGGTATTGGCGAATTAGCTATTCTTGCTCCTCCTAAATAAACTGCATTTATTATACTAGGAAGATCCACAGCATAGGCGATAGCCTTTCTAACTTCTCTTTTATCAAAAGGTGCTTTTTGTGTATTAAATCCTAAATAACTTATTGCAAGTGATGGTTTTGTTTTTAATACTAAATCTGGATTTCCTTTAATAAATTGTGCATCCATAGGTTCTATATCATATGCAATATCAACTTCTTTAGTTTCAAGTGCTATAGTTCTATTTGTTCCTTCTGATATTACTCTAAAAACAATTTTAGGTATTTCTGGTTTCCATCTAAAATACTCAGGATTAGCTTCTAAAATAACTCTATCTCCTGATCTCCATTCAACAAATTTATAAGGTCCTGTCCCAATAGGATGATGTGCATAAT from Fusobacterium sp. DD2 encodes:
- a CDS encoding ABC transporter substrate-binding protein codes for the protein MKNKIFGLLMLVMFVILPLTIYGYTPDKDTLVVAQSSDVKSMDPVASNDIPSHCVYLHIYDTLLDRDDDGNLVPCLAQTWEQVDPLTLVLHLKEGVKFHNGEPFTAKDVIFSLNRAKEAPAVMSFFKEIDKVEALDDYTVKITTKEPFGPLLGYLAHKGGSIVNEKTVTEAGDNYAHHPIGTGPYKFVEWRSGDRVILEANPEYFRWKPEIPKIVFRVISEGTNRTIALETKEVDIAYDIEPMDAQFIKGNPDLVLKTKPSLAISYLGFNTQKAPFDKREVRKAIAYAVDLPSIINAVYLGGARIANSPIPPGVPGYTDDVTTYSHNPEKAKELLAKAGLADGFKAKLSISDKNMTKDIAIILQDQLKQIGIDLEIEVMEWGAYLDKLGRGEQDMFILGWVSPPEPDVCMYALFHSDNKGAGGNRTYYDNKRMNELLEKGRSTTEQAERNKYYYEAQRLVQDDIPMFVMIYPFKNAGMQKNIENFNLNADNKPRLDRVKKS